In one window of Fictibacillus phosphorivorans DNA:
- a CDS encoding deoxyribonuclease IV, producing MIKLGSHVSMSGKKMLLAASEEAVSYGANTFMIYTGAPQNTRRKKIEDLNIEAGTKHMIENGIVDIVVHAPYIINIGNAVKPETFELGVDFLRREIERTDALGAKQIVLHPGAHVGEGSEIGIKKIIEGLNEVLTKEQNVQIALETMAGKGSECGKTFEELAQIIDGVSLNEKLSVCFDTCHTHDAGYDIVHDFDGVMNQFDKLIGIDRIKVFHINDSKNVTGAAKDRHENIGFGHIGFDALNYIVHHEQFKDIPKILETPYVGTDKNNKKPPYQLEIEMIKAKTFDPELQNKLLQP from the coding sequence ATGATTAAACTAGGATCTCACGTTTCAATGAGCGGTAAAAAAATGCTTCTCGCTGCGAGTGAAGAAGCTGTTTCATATGGTGCCAACACATTTATGATCTATACAGGTGCACCCCAAAACACGAGACGAAAAAAAATTGAAGACCTTAATATCGAAGCAGGAACGAAACACATGATTGAGAACGGTATCGTGGATATCGTGGTTCATGCACCGTATATCATCAACATCGGAAATGCTGTGAAACCTGAAACATTCGAATTGGGAGTCGATTTCTTAAGAAGAGAGATCGAACGAACGGACGCACTAGGAGCAAAACAGATCGTCCTTCATCCGGGGGCACATGTTGGTGAAGGTTCTGAGATTGGAATCAAGAAAATTATCGAAGGACTTAACGAAGTTTTAACAAAAGAGCAGAATGTTCAAATCGCACTAGAGACAATGGCAGGTAAAGGATCTGAATGTGGTAAAACATTCGAAGAACTTGCTCAGATCATTGATGGTGTATCGCTTAACGAAAAACTTTCTGTTTGTTTTGATACATGTCATACACACGATGCAGGTTATGATATCGTTCATGATTTTGATGGAGTAATGAACCAGTTCGATAAGTTGATCGGAATAGATCGTATTAAAGTTTTCCACATCAATGACAGCAAAAATGTAACTGGTGCTGCTAAAGATAGACACGAAAACATCGGCTTTGGACATATCGGCTTTGATGCCTTAAATTACATCGTTCATCACGAACAATTTAAAGATATCCCTAAAATTCTTGAAACACCTTATGTGGGTACAGATAAAAATAACAAAAAACCCCCATATCAATTAGAGATCGAGATGATCAAAGCAAAAACGTTCGATCCAGAACTTCAGAACAAGTTATTACAACCATAA
- a CDS encoding DEAD/DEAH box helicase, which yields MKSPFERLKINESLQTALSGIGFERPTDIQERVIPGIINGQDMIGQSQTGSGKTFAFLLPLMHRIDITKDEVQAVITAPTRELAQQIYNEFLKISEHMPEDKQIRAKAIVGGTDRKRMAEKLKTVPQLVIGTPGRIKDLVNAQELVVFTANMLVVDEADQMLDMGFIEDVDLIASRMANELQMMVFSATVPEKLQPFLKKYMQNPKHVHVEPQHITAKDIKHVLIQAKHNDKLPTLIKTARNYNPYFAIIFANTKKAVDEIADAMSAEGMSVERLHGDIPPRTRKSIMKRVQKAEFQFLVATDLAARGIDIKGVSHIINYEFPKDLDFYIHRAGRTGRAGMSGICASLYEQTDQHSVQKLKEKKIIFHIEQYKNGEWVPVKPSKKSTGAKEQDGVYVPKPRKVKPGYKKKMDEQKKKLMKKKRRNIR from the coding sequence ATGAAATCTCCGTTTGAACGGTTAAAAATAAACGAATCGCTCCAGACCGCATTAAGTGGTATTGGATTTGAAAGACCAACTGATATTCAAGAGCGTGTTATTCCGGGAATTATTAACGGACAAGACATGATCGGACAATCGCAAACTGGTTCAGGAAAGACATTTGCGTTCCTGCTGCCATTGATGCATAGAATAGACATCACAAAAGACGAGGTACAAGCAGTAATTACAGCTCCTACTCGTGAGTTAGCACAACAGATCTACAACGAGTTTCTAAAGATCTCTGAGCATATGCCTGAGGATAAGCAAATCCGCGCAAAAGCAATCGTTGGTGGAACGGATAGAAAACGTATGGCTGAAAAACTGAAAACAGTTCCTCAATTAGTGATCGGAACTCCTGGTCGTATTAAAGACTTGGTAAACGCTCAAGAGCTAGTTGTCTTTACAGCGAACATGCTCGTAGTTGATGAAGCCGATCAGATGCTAGATATGGGCTTTATTGAAGATGTAGATCTGATCGCTTCTCGTATGGCCAACGAATTACAAATGATGGTGTTCTCTGCCACTGTTCCAGAAAAACTGCAGCCATTCTTAAAAAAATATATGCAGAACCCTAAGCATGTTCACGTTGAACCACAGCATATTACAGCAAAAGACATCAAGCACGTTCTTATTCAAGCAAAACACAATGACAAACTTCCTACGCTTATCAAAACAGCAAGAAACTATAATCCATATTTTGCGATTATATTTGCTAACACAAAAAAAGCAGTTGATGAGATCGCAGATGCTATGAGTGCTGAAGGAATGAGTGTTGAACGTCTTCATGGTGATATTCCGCCTCGTACAAGAAAAAGCATCATGAAACGTGTTCAAAAAGCTGAGTTTCAGTTTTTAGTAGCAACTGACCTTGCAGCTCGTGGAATTGACATCAAAGGTGTCAGCCACATCATCAACTACGAGTTCCCGAAAGATCTTGATTTCTACATTCATAGAGCAGGAAGAACGGGCCGTGCAGGAATGTCAGGAATCTGTGCATCTCTTTACGAGCAAACAGATCAGCATTCTGTTCAAAAGTTAAAAGAGAAGAAAATTATCTTCCACATCGAACAATATAAGAATGGTGAATGGGTACCTGTCAAGCCGAGCAAGAAAAGTACGGGTGCAAAAGAGCAAGATGGCGTTTATGTTCCAAAACCACGCAAAGTAAAGCCTGGTTACAAGAAGAAAATGGACGAGCAGAAAAAGAAACTTATGAAGAAGAAAAGAAGAAACATCAGATAG
- the vrrA gene encoding VrrA/YqfQ family protein, with the protein MQPFYRYPNQPQHPMQPFQVNPYLQNMNGMNGMPRQMGSVDRFLGTIGSGGSITGGTSVFTMLNNVQKVLKVAETMGPMIKQYGPAMRNLPSIMTALKDFQSGSSSKAEKDPEADTSEKPENTDQATETIEKSEPKKTVVKKNEKKEKKKTETEEKVVVAGPKSTKTSIQAEAPPMIKKTPAATKAVPSAPKTNVPKGYHLSGPKLYV; encoded by the coding sequence ATGCAGCCTTTTTATAGATATCCAAATCAACCTCAGCATCCTATGCAGCCCTTTCAAGTAAATCCATATCTTCAAAACATGAATGGGATGAATGGTATGCCGCGTCAGATGGGTTCTGTTGACAGATTCTTGGGGACGATTGGCAGCGGTGGAAGTATAACAGGTGGAACAAGTGTGTTTACGATGTTGAACAACGTACAAAAGGTCTTAAAAGTCGCTGAGACGATGGGACCTATGATCAAACAATATGGTCCTGCAATGAGAAATCTGCCTTCCATCATGACAGCTCTTAAAGATTTCCAAAGCGGTTCGAGCTCAAAGGCAGAAAAAGATCCTGAGGCAGATACCTCCGAAAAACCGGAAAACACAGATCAAGCCACTGAAACGATTGAAAAAAGTGAACCTAAAAAAACCGTTGTAAAGAAAAATGAAAAGAAAGAAAAAAAGAAAACAGAAACGGAAGAAAAGGTGGTTGTGGCTGGTCCAAAATCTACTAAGACATCCATACAGGCCGAGGCACCACCCATGATTAAAAAAACACCAGCTGCTACTAAAGCTGTACCATCAGCACCTAAAACAAACGTACCTAAAGGCTACCACCTATCGGGGCCTAAACTATATGTATGA
- a CDS encoding 4-hydroxy-3-methylbut-2-enyl diphosphate reductase has protein sequence MEIVKISPRGYCYGVVDAMVMARQAANDPTLPRPIYILGMIVHNKHVTDAFEDEGIITLDGANRLDIIKNIESGTVIYTAHGVSPEVRRIAHEKGLYEIDATCPDVTKTHDLIREKEKEGYEIIYIGKKGHPEPEGAIGIAPHIVHLVENTDDLDSLNVQSDKILITNQTTMSQWDVAELIKRLLMRYPSAEVHKEICLATQVRQEAVANQAGDCDLVLVVGDPRSNNSNRLAQVSEEIAGTTAYRISDVSEIDLSWLEGVKKVGITSGASTPTPITKEVIDFLKNFDDKNEETWKKERKVTLNRILPKVKEKKS, from the coding sequence ATGGAAATCGTTAAAATATCTCCACGAGGTTATTGTTATGGCGTAGTGGACGCAATGGTCATGGCACGCCAAGCCGCTAATGATCCGACATTACCTAGACCCATCTATATACTTGGCATGATTGTTCACAATAAACATGTGACAGATGCCTTTGAAGATGAAGGGATTATCACCCTCGATGGTGCGAACAGACTTGATATTATTAAAAACATTGAATCAGGCACGGTTATCTATACGGCTCATGGTGTTTCACCAGAAGTTAGACGGATTGCTCACGAAAAAGGCTTATATGAGATCGATGCTACATGTCCTGATGTTACAAAGACACATGACCTTATCCGTGAGAAAGAAAAAGAAGGATATGAAATCATCTATATCGGTAAGAAAGGTCACCCTGAACCAGAAGGCGCCATTGGAATCGCACCTCATATTGTACACCTTGTTGAAAATACAGATGATTTAGATTCACTAAACGTTCAAAGTGACAAAATACTCATTACGAATCAAACGACGATGAGTCAATGGGATGTGGCAGAACTCATTAAAAGACTGCTTATGAGATATCCTTCTGCCGAGGTTCATAAAGAAATCTGTTTAGCGACTCAAGTCAGACAAGAAGCTGTTGCGAACCAAGCAGGTGATTGTGACTTGGTACTTGTAGTTGGAGATCCTAGAAGTAATAACTCAAATCGATTAGCACAAGTTTCAGAGGAAATTGCAGGAACAACAGCATACAGAATCTCTGATGTATCTGAAATCGACCTAAGTTGGTTAGAAGGCGTAAAGAAGGTAGGAATCACATCTGGCGCTTCCACACCAACTCCTATAACAAAAGAAGTGATTGATTTCCTAAAAAACTTTGACGATAAAAATGAAGAAACATGGAAAAAAGAACGAAAGGTAACACTTAATCGCATTCTTCCAAAAGTTAAAGAGAAAAAGTCATAA
- a CDS encoding Nif3-like dinuclear metal center hexameric protein, with the protein MSKCANGQYIISLLESFAPKKMAVEGDPIGLQVGSLNKPVQKVMIALDVLESVVDEAIEGKVDLIIAHHPLLYRPLKKIDISTSKGKVIEKLIKNDIAVYAAHTNLDVTSLGVNEWLADQLQLMNTEVLSTTYEDKLVKLSVFVPRTHEEQVKDAIGNAGAGHIGNYSHCTFTSNGIGTFTPLEGTSPYIGKQGQLEKVEEVKIESILPESIQKMVISAMKKAHPYEEVAYDLYPLLNKGEELGIGKIGKLSKEMNLQEFVEHVKKVFGLSHLRVIKGKNSSIKKVAVVGGDGNKYIYPALYKGADVLVTGDIYYHNAHDAQEEGLTIIDAGHHIEQIMKSKLKDLLEQKLMNHKYETEVVKSNIVTDPFSFM; encoded by the coding sequence TTGAGTAAATGCGCAAATGGGCAATATATCATTTCTCTTTTAGAAAGTTTCGCACCTAAAAAGATGGCCGTAGAAGGTGACCCTATCGGTTTGCAAGTTGGTTCATTGAACAAACCCGTACAAAAAGTGATGATTGCACTTGATGTTTTAGAAAGTGTCGTGGATGAAGCGATTGAAGGAAAAGTTGATCTGATCATTGCTCATCATCCTCTGCTATACCGTCCATTGAAAAAGATTGATATCAGCACATCAAAAGGTAAGGTTATTGAAAAATTAATCAAGAATGATATAGCGGTTTATGCAGCACATACGAACTTAGATGTTACATCGCTAGGTGTGAACGAATGGCTGGCTGATCAACTGCAATTAATGAACACCGAAGTATTATCCACAACGTATGAAGATAAACTCGTAAAGTTATCTGTGTTCGTACCACGTACACATGAAGAACAAGTAAAGGATGCTATAGGTAATGCTGGAGCTGGTCATATCGGAAATTATAGTCACTGTACGTTCACAAGTAATGGTATTGGGACGTTTACTCCCCTAGAAGGTACATCACCTTATATTGGAAAACAGGGGCAGTTGGAGAAAGTAGAAGAAGTGAAGATTGAATCAATCCTACCAGAATCTATACAAAAGATGGTTATTTCGGCAATGAAAAAAGCGCACCCTTATGAAGAGGTAGCGTATGATCTTTACCCGCTTTTGAATAAAGGCGAGGAGCTCGGAATTGGGAAGATTGGAAAACTCTCAAAAGAAATGAATCTTCAGGAATTTGTAGAGCATGTGAAAAAAGTTTTTGGATTATCCCATCTTCGAGTAATAAAAGGTAAGAATTCTAGTATTAAAAAAGTTGCCGTCGTGGGCGGTGATGGCAATAAATATATTTATCCAGCTCTTTATAAAGGAGCCGATGTATTAGTAACGGGAGACATCTATTATCATAATGCCCATGATGCTCAAGAAGAGGGGCTTACAATTATAGATGCTGGACATCATATTGAACAGATCATGAAAAGTAAACTCAAAGATTTACTTGAACAAAAACTAATGAATCACAAATACGAGACGGAGGTTGTAAAATCAAACATCGTTACCGATCCATTTTCGTTTATGTAG